cataacattatcaaatatatctaacagtttaagtacaagttatctatcttgattacatagggcaagtaagatggttaaaattacctacgaatcatgcataataatacatgaacctatgctagcatggcaagttctaaatccttaaattcactttcacttcattaagaacTAACACACTATCTAATAACTTTGcgacgctcacaagacgaataagcacaatcaatactaggatatcatacaatcaccacatactaagacatcaaacaatttaactaaagaaatccataaataaatccgctagaaccccacgataacgattagcccataatcgaactcatcgctaacgtgggttccaatgaaaatatgatatagcaaacgtagtatttatacgaataaataaaaccaattaCACACAAGAATATAGGTTCATCAAAatgaaacaagcatccaaattacaactcaaaacaaagattcacaagaataaactagatcgtcttcgcctttgttcaattgtgccaaaaggtctcttgccgtcttctccctCCTTGATGTCTTGAAAACTCTGAATCTCTGAATATATCAATATCTATAAAAAAaatgacctaagttatgtttatatagcagtccatgcattCTCAGGAGTCCAGAATTCGAATTGCAAAAGAATGAGAATTTTTAAATCCCaacccagcgcggccgcgcgcttcactagcgcgggcgcgctgactttctgcttcctcggcgcggccgcgcgcaacACTGGCGCGGGCACGCCTAGCTTCTGCCAAAACTtcattttttcttcttctttattccttgcagcttcgagccaatCTTTCAAGTTTCTATTccaacacatcctaaacaccatattagcatcaaaacaatgctaattcacctgattcacaaagtaaagcctgaaatgcaaaaacacttgaaaacatgttaaaatacaaataacttgagtacaaatacaccaactcaaagcttattagagcataaataagtgtcataaatgtcatTTAATAGAATTAAATGAAACTCGTCAAAAGGAAATTGAGACTCGACAAAAAGAGGTTGAGGCAAAACAAACTGAAATGGATTTACAAGTCATTTTGGCAGATACTACTAAAATGAATGATATTCAGCAGAGGGCTCATTCAAAATTTCTTGAGAAAATTATGGCAAGGAACTAGTTTTTTCTTATTTGTTTATAATGTAGTCGTTGGAGGCTAgtgtttatttttatttatttataatgtAGCCATTGGAGGCTAATGTTTGTTTTAATTTGTTTGTATTGTAGCCGTTGGAGGCTAATGTTTGTTTTTATTTGTTTGTAATGTAGCAGTTGGAGGATAATGTTTGTTTTTATTTGTTTGTAATGTAGTCGTTGGAGGCTAGTGTTAGAATATATTTGCTTTATCCTTCTATATAAAGTACTTGTGTTAGTTTATTCAATTCACCTTACGATGGATCAAACACCTTCACTAGAAAAGTTCACTGAAGAATTTATCGATGAGTTTTGTTTTGACGATGCTGAAGACAATCGTCGTCTTGAGTTGTATCATGAAATATACGGACAGAGCTCATGGTCCAAACCTCGAAAAAGTATATTCAAAGACCGTGAAGCAGGTCATCAACGTCTCATGAATGATTACTTTTCACCGAATCTAGTATATCCTGAACAAATCTTCCGACGAAGATTTCGTATGGGAAGACATGTTTTTCTGCATATTGTGGATGCTCTTTCAAATTTTGGTTCATACTTTCAACAAAGAATCGATGCAGTGGGAAGAAAAGGCTTATCACCATTACAAAAATGCACTGCATCAATACGTATGTTGGCGTATGGAGTATCTGTTGATGCTGATGATTATGTTCGTATTGGAGAGACTACGACGATTGAATGCTTAAAAAATTTGTCTCTAATATCATTATGATATTTGAGAGTGAATACTTGCGCAAGCCGAACTCGAATGATGTAGAAAGTCTATTACAAATGGGCGAGGCTCGTGGATTTCCTGGTATGATGGGCAGTATTGATTGCATGCACTGGCAGTGGAAAAATTATCCTAAAGCGTGGAAGGGAATGTTCATGAGTGGTCACAAAGGAGTAGCAACAATTTTATTGGAAGCGGTTGTTTCATCTGATCTATGGATATGGCATGCATTTTTTGGAGTTGCTAGATCAAATACTAACATAAATGTGTTAGACCGATCACTAGTATTTGATGAAGTGTTACAAGGTTGTGCTCTAGAGGTAAATTATACTATCAATGGGAACAATTATAGTATGGGCTACTACTTGACAGATGGAATATATCCTGAATGGGCAACATTTGTTAAAACAATATCATGTCCACAAGATGAGAAAAGAAAATTATTTTCGAAATATCAAGAAAGTCAGCAAAAAGATGTCGAACGAGCGTTTGGTGTGTTACAGTCCCGTTACGCAATTGTACGTGGTCCTTCACACTTTTAGGACAAAGCAGATCTTGGGAGAATTATGAGAGCATGCATCATAATACATAACATGATTGTTGAAGACGAGAGGGACACGTACGCCACTCAATTTGGTTCCTTACCAACTTATGATGATGCAACAAATAGCTTAATGCAACCAAATTTAGGTGAAGAACCTTTTATCCCGTACGAAACGTATATTCAAAATATAATACAGATGTGTGATAAACGGACACATCGTCAGCTCCAAAATGACTTGGTTGAGCATATCTTACAGTTTCACAATAATCGTTAATTTTTTATATtgtaatttttgaatttaatgcTTTCATGTGTGATGTTTGTTTATGTAACATTTTCTGATTTAAGTTTTTAATAATATGATGCATTTTAATTACacgatatattttttattttaataaaattctTAAAAAAATAAACACTTCAATTTGATAATTAGATTTTTACTATTGAATTAAGTTAAAATTGTAACGAAATATAACATAAATAATTTTACTACAAATATgaaacaataaaaataattaaaatggAGTCCTACAAATTAAAGCAAATGAGTTTGAACATTGCATGAGTTGGGGCCCTTTTACATGGACACTTTACGATCAGGTGATATAAAAATGGGGCCCATTGAAAGTAAAACATGTCGGACATTGGCCCTTAGTATCACACTCTGCGGAGGAAATGCCCAAAATCTCACGCGCGCGAATAATGGCCCTTTGTATCACACAAAAACGCATTTATTTTTTGCGTTTATGGTTTTCCAAAGTTAACGCATATATTTTTTGCGTTATCCATACGTTTTTTATTTCTACATTTTTTTATTCCATTATTCGAAAAGACAACGCATGTATTTTTTGCGTTTCCTTGCAGGTTATTACATATTATATGCAAACGCATAA
The sequence above is drawn from the Apium graveolens cultivar Ventura chromosome 2, ASM990537v1, whole genome shotgun sequence genome and encodes:
- the LOC141697628 gene encoding uncharacterized protein LOC141697628 — encoded protein: MDQTPSLEKFTEEFIDEFCFDDAEDNRRLELYHEIYGQSSWSKPRKSIFKDREAGHQRLMNDYFSPNLVYPEQIFRRRFRMGRHVFLHIVDALSNFGSYFQQRIDAVGRKGLSPLQKCTASIRMLAYGVSVDADDYVRIGETTTIVESEYLRKPNSNDVESLLQMGEARGFPAWKGMFMSGHKGVATILLEAVVSSDLWIWHAFFGVARSNTNINVLDRSLVFDEVLQGCALEVNYTINGNNYSMGYYLTDGIYPEWATFVKTISCPQDEKRKLFSKYQESQQKDVERAFGVLQSRYAIVRGPSHF